In the Colletotrichum lupini chromosome 1, complete sequence genome, one interval contains:
- a CDS encoding helix-loop-helix DNA-binding domain-containing protein: protein MADQDPNALFGLDDSNLGVPPSFLDDSDGQNVKSDRTGSSIANDNQVYYDANNWSFQDTPPYDTYNIAAVTTAAGATPLFQTAASWDFSPNNQHHQHGPPAVTSGLDHSTLAQAGFYAAPPPAPNNQQSHRGGQPHTLPQETLSTLTPAQQEKLRNIAMPAHLQYQSPKSEPSPGSATSDHKAAGLSSPDAHDSSKASRKRKSSADVDDDEEEDEDGQPIKKTAHNMIEKRYRTNLNDKIAALRDSVPSLRIMSKSARGEDTTEDREELHGLTPAHKLNKATVLSKATEYIRHLEKRNNRLCDENHAMQNRIAAFEKLFMAGAMNGAMSPLQQPPTPMQYPQDQYMSTPIGTPRGESAQGMIPVPDDMKRIISAQMAAGQPYPMPQQNYRGNPNVMRQQQIQQQQQQQQMQQQGRWGNSSQYFGKLMVGSLAGLMIVEAVRENEQSNDTPEGRGLFALPIQLLSYLGSTSHMHIGGYYISPAQIISHLKLLFFLGTCLWVFVPSLFVPSEGKPKKAQRLRESLQAAGSVASPIHVRRQAWLTAIQTVWVPQHNFFLEAAALIMKTMKLSMRNAIGVHGYQMLTGLTEEQEAARVKAWSIALDAQLAGGDVEINKSRLTLTLLASGTLPDTPSRLMLKALHVRVLLWDLGAKGLHNIVAKKVARSLWNEARNQNRVLSQLRRNSEQVDDDLPEHLAALIEQECDDVLNNSVVQRAYNLAWNLSTTEGVTEHNDGMDTVVDDQAVRSPLDAVAAWWSSQTIQRALITSLEASKDDGDAPRVVSTCLTTALKTSPIGSGVQARALVARAVLVDEKRGANIAAALQNIKPTSEQKSLSKIAAIIDSSSTAQSPDVQMALDCAMAIAHLQRAKLAATPSQKGFGIIEKIARPSATANMSLLGCTALFKLMEELYAQQSSSDNFSTSLERVAGSLRIWIGSAPGEKCGLEQDVRHKMVDRCLSITKSVVGMETDTGYGSMSECEEDGC, encoded by the exons ATGGCGGACCAGGATCCCAACGCCTTATTTGGCCTCGACGACTCGAACCTCGGCGTGCCCCCGTCGTTCCTCGACGACTCGGACGGCCAGAACGTCAAATCTGACCGAACTGGATCCAGCATCGCCAACGACAATCAGGTCTACTACGACGCAAACAATTGGTCCTTTCAAGACACACCCCCGTACGACACCTACAACATCGCTGCCGTCACCACCGCCGCTGGCGCCACTCCTCTCTTCCAGACTGCCGCTTCGTGGGATTTCTCTCCGAATAACCAACACCATCAACACGGCCCTCCCGCCGTCACCTCCGGTCTTGATCACTCAACTCTCGCCCAGGCTGGCTTCTATGCCGCTCCCCCTCCCGCCCCCAACAACCAGCAATCCCATCGAGGAGGCCAACCACACACCCTCCCGCAAGAGACCCTGAGTACCCTGACTCCCGCCCAACAGGAAAAGCTCAGAAATATCGCCATGCCCGCCCATCTGCAGTATCAATCTCCCAAGAGCGAGCCGAGCCCCGGATCCGCCACCAGCGATCACAAGGCAGCAGGACTGTCGTCTCCCGATGCCCACGACTCCAGCAAGGCCAGCAGGAAGCGCAAGTCTTCGGCTGATGtcgacgacgatgaggaggaggatgaggacGGCCAGCCTATCAAGAAGACGGCCCATAACATGATTGAGAAGAGGTATCGCACCAATCTCAACGACAAGATTGCCGCGCTTCGAGATAGCGTTCCTAGTCTGAGGATCATGTCCAAGAGTGCCAGGGGAGAAGACACCACCGAAGATCGCGAGGAACTTCACGGCTTGACGCCAGCCCACAAGCTCAACAAGGCTACA GTTTTGAGCAAGGCCACCGAGTACATTCGCCATTTGGAGAAGAGGAATAACCGTCTCTGCGACGAAAACCATGCCATGCAGAACAGAATCGCCGCCTTTGAGAAGCTTTTCATGGCTGGCGCGATGAATGGTGCCATGAGCCCTCTCCAGCAACCGCCGACTCCAATGCAGTACCCCCAGGATCAGTACATGAGCACCCCTATCGGAACGCCGCGTGGCGAGTCTGCACAGGGCATGATTCCTGTGCCTGACGACATGAAGCGTATCATTTCTGCTCAAATGGCGGCCGGCCAACCTTACCCCATGCCACAGCAAAACTACCGCGGAAACCCCAACGTCATGCGACAACAACAGatccagcaacagcagcagcagcaacagatGCAGCAACAAGGACGATGGGGCAACAGCAGTCAGTACTTCGGCAAGCTGATGGTCGGCTCGCTGGCCGGCCTTATGATTGTCGAGGCTGTGCGAGAGAACGAGCAGAGCAACGACACGCCCGAAGGCCGCGGTCTCTTCGCCCTGCCCATCCAGCTGCTCAGCTATCTCGGATCGACTTCTCACATGCACATTGGCGGCTACTACATCTCTCCTGCCCAGATCATCTCGCATCTGAAACTTTTGTTTTTCCTTGGCACTTGCTTGTGGGTCTTTGTGCCCTCGCTCTTCGTTCCATCTGAGGGGAAGCCCAAGAAGGCGCAACGTCTTCGGGAGTCGCTTCAGGCCGCTGGTTCCGTTGCATCCCCAATTCACGTCCGTCGCCAAGCTTGGTTGACTGCAATTCAGACCGTCTGGGTTCCTCAGCACAACTTCTTCCTCGAAGCTGCCGCTCTAATCATGAAGACGATGAAGTTGAGCATGCGCAACGCTATCGGTGTCCACGGCTACCAAATGCTCACCGGTCTCACTGAAGAGCAGGAGGCTGCCCGTGTCAAGGCTTGGTCAATTGCGTTGGATGCCCAGCTTGCAGGAGGCGATGTTGAGATCAACAAGAGCCGACTAACCCTTACCCTCCTGGCATCAGGCACTCTTCCCGATACCCCTTCCCGACTGATGCTCAAGGCTCTTCACGTCCGTGTCCTTCTTTGGGATCTTGGTGCCAAGGGACTTCACAATATCGTTGCCAAGAAGGTCGCCCGCTCCCTCTGGAACGAGGCGAGAAACCAGAACCGTGTTCTTTCGCAGCTGCGCCGTAACTCTGAGCAGGTCGATGATGATCTCCCCGAGCACCTGGCTGCCCTCATCGAGCAAGAATGCGACGACGTGCTCAACAACAGCGTTGTCCAGCGAGCCTACAACCTGGCGTGGAACTTGTCGACTACCGAGGGAGTTACCGAGCACAACGACGGAATGGACACCGTTGTTGACGACCAGGCTGTCCGATCCCCACTGGATGCTGTTGCTGCCTGGTGGTCGAGCCAGACCATTCAGCGTGCCTTGATCACCAGTCTCGAGGCAAGCAAGGATGATGGTGATGCCCCGAGGGTAGTGTCAACCTGCTTGACCACCGCCCTCAAGACATCTCCTATCGGCTCCGGTGTGCAGGCACGCGCTCTTGTGGCCCGCGCCGTGCTTGTTGACGAGAAGCGAGGAGCCAATATTGCCGCCGCGCTCCAGAACATCAAGCCGACCAGCGAACAAAAGTCCCTCAGCAAGATTGCCGCCATCATCGACTCTTCGTCTACCGCCCAATCGCCCGATGTCCAGATGGCGCTCGACTGTGCTATGGCTATTGCCCACCTTCAACGTGCCAAGCTGGCCGCCACCCCATCACAAAAGGGATTCGGAATTATCGAGAAGATCGCCCGCCCCAGCGCTACCGCCAACATGTCTCTCCTTGGATGCACCGCTCTCTTCAAGCTTATGGAAGAACTATACGCACAACAGTCGTCTTCTGACAACTTCAGCACGTCTCTTGAGCGCGTCGCCGGCAGTCTCCGTATCTGGATCGGCAGCGCTCCTGGCGAAAAGTGTGGTCTCGAGCAGGACGTCCGTCACAAAATGGTGGACCGCTGCCTCAGCATCACTAAAAGTGTTGTCGGTATGGAGACCGACACGGGCTACGGTAGTATGAGCGAGTGTGAAGAAGATGGGTGCTGA